Within the Desulfovibrio oxyclinae DSM 11498 genome, the region TTTGATTGATCAATCAAGGTGCGGCCGAAAGGGTCGCCATATTTCTGCCGGTGCGCTGCGGCGCACTGGAAATCGAAACCGAACAGGCCGGGGGGCCACCGTCGCGGGGCCATAGGCGACGGGGCTCTCATTTGTAAACCATGAAGTATGCACCAAGGAGGGCGAGGGCAGCAGGAGAACTCAGGACACAGTTCCAACACCGGTTTTTTCTGAGTCGATAACGACTCGCAGTATGAGGAAATTACTTCAGAAGAGGTTTTGATCCGTTGAAGAACAGATATATCCCGATAACAATAATCGTCGCCGTTCTTTGTGCCACCGCGCTGGTCGGCTACCTGACGCCTTCAGGCGAGCAGGAAGTGCCGCCTCGTGTGATTCTGGACAATGCGGGCGGCAGGGTGATCTTCACCCATGCGGCTCATACCGAGGACTACGGCTTCGCCTGTGTCGACTGTCACCACGACGGCATCGGTCAGGAGAAGTTCATTTCCTGTGGCAGCTGTCACCCCGCTGCATTCGATGAAACCTTCCGCGCCGAGCACCAGAATAATTTCGAAAGCGAAGATGCCTGCCTGCGCTGTCACTACGATACGCCGCAGGAAGAGCTCGCGGAAGACAATCGTCCCGATACCGAATTCATCCCCACCCGTGCTGACGCTTTCCACGCCCAGTGCATGAACTGTCATGAAGACATGGGTGCGGGGCCCTACGGCGACGACACCTGTTACGACTGTCATGCGAGGTAGCCCCGATGCTTAAGATTCACTACTCACTCGAATCGGAACTTCAGCACGGCATTTCCGACATCGAAGCGCCCTCGGAGCTCAACATCCAGGTGCGCAACCTCGTGCTGAAGACCAAGAAAGGCAAGCAGGTGGCCCGCGGCGAAATGATCGCCGAGCACCCGTCCAAGTTCGGCGGCGCCTATCACGCGGCCGCATCCGGCAAGGTCATGAAGGTCAACTACTACCATATGACCATCAAGTGTGACGGCGGAGAAGACGCGGTCGAGCCCGTTGACGTGAGCTCCATGGAGCCCGGCAAGGATCTGCTTCGTGCTTTGCAGGATCTGGGAATTGGCGTGTCCGCGCTGGCACCGGTCAAAACGCTGGTGATCAACGGACTCAACCCGGAGCCCGGCATCTCCGTGACCGAACAGCTTCTCAAGGATGAAAAGGAAACCGTCGAAGCCGGACTCGAAATGGTTCGCCGTTTCATGACTCCGGAAAAGACGGTGCTGGCCGTTGCCGCCGGTGCCTCCTACGAGCTGTCCGGATCGTCGGTCCATACCGTCAAGCCGAAGTACCCCAACTGTCTTGACGCCCTCGTGGTCAAGTCCGTCACCGGCAAGGAACTGCCTTCCGACACCAAGGTGCTCAGCGTGATGGACCTGTACGAGATCGGCACCGTGGTGCGCACCGGGATGCCGCTGACTCACACCGTCATGACCGTGGCCGGACGCAACTACCGCGTGCCCCTTGGGACGCCCATCCGTCATCTGATGGATTCGCTGAACATGAACGTGACCACCGGCGACACTGTCGTGCTGGGCGGTCCGTTCCGCGGCGACGCGGTGTACAGCCTCGACGAAGGCGTGAAAAAGGGCGACCACGGCTTGTTCTCCATCGCATCGTCCACGTTCCCGGCCATTCAGGACGCAGCCTGCATCAACTGCGGTGAGTGCGTCCTCAAATGTCCGGCACGGATTCAGGCCCACCTGATCAGTCGCTATGCGGAGTACGAGATGTTCGAAATGGCCGAAAAGCACGGCTTGAACAACTGCTTCGAGTGCGGACTGTGCGGCTTCAACTGCATCTCCCGCAGACCGCTGCTGCAGTACATCCGCTTCGCCAAGGCGCAGCTCAAGGCGAGCCGCCAGAGCGAGCAGGGCTAGAGTCCCGGGTCTTCCGGCAATTTAGACAAATATCGAGAGCGAAGGACTACTGAATATGACTCCTCCCGTTATAAAGGCAATGTCCGACATCGCCGTGCGGCTTACGGTCTCCCCGCCGCCGCACTGGCGCAGCGGGCGCACCATCCAGGGCATGATGCAGGCGCATCTGCTGGCGCTCGTTCCGGCAATGGTCATGTCCGTGTACATGTTCGGCCTGCAGGCCGCCGCCGCAATAGGGCTGGCCGGTTCCGTGGCCGTGGGCACCGAGGCCCTGTGCCTCAAGCTCCAGAACCGCGACATCGACGTGGACAACTTCTCCGCACTGTACGCAGGCGTACTGTTCGCGTTTCTGTTGCCCGCCACCGCGCCCTGGTGGCTGGTGGTACTCGGTTCCGCCATCACCATCGTGCTTGGCCGCACCGTTTTCGGCGGCTTCGGCTCCAACCCGATCTGTGCGCCACTGGTGGCCTGGGCGTTCTGTAGACTGTCCTGGCCCGCAGCCATGGACATCGACCTGAACCTGTCCCACTTCCTGATCAACTATGCGCCCGACCAGCTCATGCACTTCGGTGTGGAGAGCCTCTGGCAGTTCGATTACATGAATCTGTTCCTCGGCAAGCAGCTCGGCGGACTGGGAGCCTCGCAGGTCGTGGCGCTTCTGGCCGGCGGCATCTACCTTATCGCCGCCGGATGGATTCGACTGTTCATTCCCGTTGCATTCCTCGTGGGCGTGGCCGCCACCGCCGGCGTCTTCTGGATGATCAACCCCGAAGTCTACGCCGACCCGCTGTTCCATCTGCTGACCGGAAGTACCATGCTCGGCGCATTCTTCCTCGCACCGGACGTCTCTTCCAGCCCGGTGGGCAGGATGCCGCAGATTCTCTTCGGCCTCATCGCCGGAGCCATGGTCATCGTCATCCGCGTTTACGGCATCTACCCGGACGGTGTCCCGTTCGCG harbors:
- a CDS encoding cytochrome c3 family protein is translated as MKNRYIPITIIVAVLCATALVGYLTPSGEQEVPPRVILDNAGGRVIFTHAAHTEDYGFACVDCHHDGIGQEKFISCGSCHPAAFDETFRAEHQNNFESEDACLRCHYDTPQEELAEDNRPDTEFIPTRADAFHAQCMNCHEDMGAGPYGDDTCYDCHAR
- a CDS encoding 4Fe-4S dicluster domain-containing protein, whose product is MLKIHYSLESELQHGISDIEAPSELNIQVRNLVLKTKKGKQVARGEMIAEHPSKFGGAYHAAASGKVMKVNYYHMTIKCDGGEDAVEPVDVSSMEPGKDLLRALQDLGIGVSALAPVKTLVINGLNPEPGISVTEQLLKDEKETVEAGLEMVRRFMTPEKTVLAVAAGASYELSGSSVHTVKPKYPNCLDALVVKSVTGKELPSDTKVLSVMDLYEIGTVVRTGMPLTHTVMTVAGRNYRVPLGTPIRHLMDSLNMNVTTGDTVVLGGPFRGDAVYSLDEGVKKGDHGLFSIASSTFPAIQDAACINCGECVLKCPARIQAHLISRYAEYEMFEMAEKHGLNNCFECGLCGFNCISRRPLLQYIRFAKAQLKASRQSEQG
- a CDS encoding RnfABCDGE type electron transport complex subunit D, which codes for MTPPVIKAMSDIAVRLTVSPPPHWRSGRTIQGMMQAHLLALVPAMVMSVYMFGLQAAAAIGLAGSVAVGTEALCLKLQNRDIDVDNFSALYAGVLFAFLLPATAPWWLVVLGSAITIVLGRTVFGGFGSNPICAPLVAWAFCRLSWPAAMDIDLNLSHFLINYAPDQLMHFGVESLWQFDYMNLFLGKQLGGLGASQVVALLAGGIYLIAAGWIRLFIPVAFLVGVAATAGVFWMINPEVYADPLFHLLTGSTMLGAFFLAPDVSSSPVGRMPQILFGLIAGAMVIVIRVYGIYPDGVPFAVMIANLLSPLLDRVRPKPFGGR